The following proteins are encoded in a genomic region of Alistipes shahii WAL 8301:
- a CDS encoding BACON domain-containing protein translates to MKRINNLILALAGLFAVACADTFEERYDLAVNTDRYSVTAEAGKLPVTVYCSGAWTAQLTAESAWATLDRTAGSGITTIRLNYADNPGLTRSVGVVLRGSGLEKTVTVVQKAGITAPELIFLSKDLAFANGAYKGTAAFETNLPDELLRDVVPAVTYAAEGDAWISDVVYHADDEEAGETEIPLARRGLITFATAANATGEPRTATVGFSVTDADGNVFGDSFTVTQSADEARITLADDVAPIEGGRRAVAFSTNLGALLAEMKVEVTYADPAVADFISDVELGAGELTYAITANEGVEKRYATITVSCADLAGGVVSASSNITQRVTAQPREVSFADLRALFTAEDKSYASDEDHIDYLLCRVIGDAGNPNMDQNLNTGPNSITTDENDCTNYVQSLDGRYGFRLKFAAPADNVCLRGEQVKILLDGVTLSRESDPMRYTLRGLKAGNIEKAAEASALEPKARTIATLTDDDIYTYCALSGLEFSVKEGAYTNVREYDAIGNPCNANLSFAGGTQAQKAKDGAANLLYDGDNDAIYMLVNMNCGWRRTGRSVPQGVGTVSGIVVHTPMERWGGNVGRYSIRPFDEADIDIPRAAASAYATLVEWRLDKAVISVGAYKWNDNGTYTVGSAANSATQLVQNRMHATTDNTGGGARLYSENRMLNQTVTADRSYPIAIVHGYRGLNVSNYVPGDGTTMGMSKYTMLGFLGNVAGWYEWNGDTWTGKTNGIVMEFSTAGVGGSAAAVSFSTAAGKHSTNEAACSWTNASSYPVYWKVEYATSADGATWSDYTEAVNAATGERGFEMRSLPWCINNSSTRTSVFDTANRSGVYTQSDFGFGLVPYRFVLPAEVLGKAKVRVRISPSSDVIATWNPGIDGYALGQTHRNLRIARTYPFDIANGVYVEDLSIQYK, encoded by the coding sequence ATGAAACGAATCAACAACCTGATACTGGCGCTCGCGGGACTCTTCGCGGTCGCGTGCGCCGACACCTTCGAGGAGCGTTACGACCTGGCCGTCAATACGGACCGGTATTCGGTCACGGCCGAGGCCGGCAAACTCCCCGTCACGGTCTATTGCTCGGGGGCGTGGACCGCTCAACTCACCGCCGAGTCGGCGTGGGCGACGCTCGACCGCACGGCCGGCAGCGGCATCACGACCATCCGCCTCAATTACGCCGACAACCCCGGACTGACCCGTTCGGTCGGGGTCGTGCTGCGCGGCTCGGGGCTTGAAAAGACCGTCACCGTGGTTCAGAAGGCGGGAATCACCGCCCCCGAACTGATCTTCCTTTCGAAGGACCTCGCCTTCGCCAACGGCGCCTACAAGGGCACGGCGGCTTTCGAAACCAACCTGCCCGACGAGCTTCTCCGCGATGTCGTGCCCGCGGTGACCTATGCCGCGGAGGGCGACGCGTGGATTTCCGATGTCGTCTACCATGCCGACGACGAGGAGGCGGGCGAGACCGAAATTCCGCTGGCCCGCCGGGGGCTGATCACCTTCGCCACGGCCGCCAACGCCACGGGAGAACCCCGCACGGCGACGGTCGGCTTCTCGGTGACGGATGCCGACGGCAATGTTTTCGGCGACTCGTTCACCGTGACGCAGAGCGCTGACGAGGCCCGCATCACGCTCGCCGACGACGTGGCTCCCATCGAGGGCGGCCGGCGCGCCGTGGCCTTCTCGACCAATCTCGGGGCGCTGCTTGCGGAGATGAAGGTCGAAGTCACGTACGCCGATCCGGCTGTCGCGGACTTTATCTCCGATGTCGAACTCGGCGCCGGGGAGCTGACCTACGCGATTACGGCGAACGAGGGCGTGGAGAAGCGTTATGCGACGATCACGGTCTCCTGCGCCGACCTTGCGGGCGGTGTGGTTTCAGCCTCTTCGAACATCACGCAGCGGGTGACGGCCCAGCCGCGCGAAGTGTCGTTCGCCGATCTGCGGGCGCTCTTCACGGCCGAGGACAAATCCTACGCCAGCGACGAGGACCATATCGACTACCTGCTGTGCCGCGTCATCGGCGACGCCGGGAACCCGAACATGGATCAGAACCTCAATACGGGTCCCAACAGCATCACCACCGACGAGAACGACTGTACGAACTACGTGCAGAGCCTGGACGGCCGCTACGGCTTCCGCCTGAAGTTCGCCGCCCCGGCCGACAACGTCTGCCTGCGCGGGGAGCAGGTGAAGATTCTGCTCGACGGCGTGACCCTTTCGCGCGAAAGCGACCCGATGCGCTACACGCTGCGCGGCCTGAAGGCCGGGAACATCGAAAAGGCGGCCGAAGCCTCCGCCCTGGAGCCCAAGGCGCGGACCATCGCGACGCTCACCGACGACGACATCTACACCTACTGCGCGCTTTCGGGGCTGGAGTTCTCCGTCAAGGAGGGCGCCTATACCAATGTCCGCGAGTACGACGCCATCGGCAATCCCTGCAATGCGAACCTCTCGTTCGCCGGCGGCACGCAGGCCCAGAAGGCCAAGGACGGCGCGGCCAATCTGCTCTACGACGGGGACAACGACGCGATCTACATGCTCGTGAACATGAACTGCGGCTGGCGCCGCACGGGACGGAGCGTGCCGCAGGGCGTCGGCACGGTCAGCGGCATCGTGGTCCACACGCCGATGGAACGCTGGGGCGGCAACGTGGGCCGTTATTCGATCCGGCCCTTCGACGAGGCGGACATCGACATCCCGCGCGCCGCGGCGTCGGCCTATGCGACGCTCGTCGAGTGGCGGCTGGACAAGGCCGTGATTTCGGTCGGCGCCTACAAGTGGAACGACAACGGAACCTACACGGTCGGCTCGGCGGCCAATTCGGCCACGCAGCTCGTCCAGAACCGGATGCACGCCACGACCGACAACACGGGCGGCGGGGCGCGGCTTTACAGCGAGAACCGCATGCTCAATCAGACGGTTACCGCCGACCGTTCGTACCCCATCGCCATCGTTCACGGCTACCGCGGACTGAACGTCTCGAACTACGTGCCGGGCGACGGCACGACGATGGGCATGTCGAAATACACGATGCTGGGTTTCCTCGGCAACGTTGCCGGCTGGTACGAGTGGAACGGCGATACATGGACCGGTAAGACCAACGGCATCGTGATGGAGTTCTCGACGGCGGGCGTCGGCGGCTCGGCCGCTGCGGTCAGCTTCTCGACCGCCGCGGGCAAGCACAGCACCAACGAAGCCGCCTGCTCGTGGACCAACGCCAGCTCATACCCCGTTTACTGGAAGGTGGAGTACGCCACCTCGGCCGACGGGGCGACGTGGAGCGACTACACCGAAGCCGTCAACGCCGCCACCGGGGAGCGCGGTTTCGAGATGCGTTCGCTGCCGTGGTGCATCAACAACAGCTCGACGCGCACGTCGGTCTTTGACACGGCCAACCGGTCGGGCGTCTACACCCAGTCCGACTTCGGTTTCGGTCTGGTGCCCTACCGCTTCGTGCTGCCCGCCGAGGTGCTCGGCAAGGCGAAGGTGCGGGTGCGCATCAGCCCTTCGTCCGACGTCATCGCGACGTGGAATCCCGGCATCGACGGCTATGCTCTGGGCCAGACGCACCGCAACCTGCGCATAGCGCGGACCTATCCGTTCGACATCGCCAACGGCGTCTATGTCGAGGACCTTTCGATCCAATACAAATAG
- a CDS encoding RagB/SusD family nutrient uptake outer membrane protein, whose product MKNFNQFILTLLAAGLFASCSLTEEPTSFVNRKSFYKNESQCIAALNSCYMPANAIYTANFMLVTEACTDIWYSSSTTVDACLDVTPAKPQYGKNVWTQGYKGVMYCNECVECISSADLADGVKMPLAAEARVMRAFYYYVLTCMFGDVPFYTTMVDTDQRLAEIRRLPRTPAHEIRQELYDDLERNALPWFTAENGRKCRASEAVDNRSGYALALMLMAKFAMWNEDWNGALVPLQALEELYGDFNEGNYPLAETQWRYKNPAESIFEIQHAWSLTGTQYNGNVAAIMMPTHNGDGVFDGVPLKGYGTSMPGWSSLRANNRYAIFRPATGNTQTENAAYVDALFNPLPLTYDTYDATLNRYTVKIDREALAAGEIRGQKIDRRVQYFLGLGDLEAGETFKITHNYGVPWPGPKFWCPDIEQNYDSNNYRIFRYADAILMMAECYCNLENAEETMRYLNMVRQRAGVDPVTNFTGFEDLTLAVRCERARELGGEFQRKFDLVRWGIWYDQTYAYTNNATLKGKMRPCHRYYPIPDAQCALSGYVLTNDEYLADGL is encoded by the coding sequence ATGAAAAACTTCAATCAATTCATACTGACGCTCCTCGCGGCGGGACTGTTCGCCTCCTGTTCGCTGACGGAGGAGCCGACCTCGTTCGTCAACCGCAAATCGTTCTACAAGAACGAGTCGCAGTGCATTGCGGCGCTCAATTCGTGTTACATGCCTGCGAATGCGATCTATACGGCCAACTTCATGCTGGTCACCGAGGCCTGCACCGACATCTGGTACTCCTCCTCGACGACCGTCGACGCCTGCCTCGACGTGACTCCCGCCAAGCCGCAATACGGCAAGAACGTCTGGACGCAGGGTTACAAAGGCGTCATGTACTGCAACGAGTGCGTCGAGTGCATCTCGTCCGCCGACCTGGCCGACGGGGTGAAGATGCCTCTGGCGGCTGAAGCCCGCGTGATGCGCGCGTTTTACTACTATGTGCTGACCTGCATGTTCGGCGACGTGCCGTTCTACACCACGATGGTCGACACCGACCAGCGGCTGGCCGAAATCCGCCGCCTGCCCCGAACCCCGGCCCATGAAATCCGCCAGGAGCTGTACGATGACCTGGAGCGGAACGCACTGCCGTGGTTCACCGCCGAGAACGGGCGCAAGTGCCGCGCCTCGGAGGCCGTCGACAACCGTTCGGGCTATGCGCTGGCGCTGATGCTGATGGCAAAGTTCGCCATGTGGAACGAGGACTGGAACGGGGCGCTGGTCCCCCTGCAAGCCCTTGAGGAGCTTTACGGCGACTTCAACGAAGGCAACTATCCGCTGGCCGAGACCCAGTGGCGCTACAAGAACCCTGCGGAGTCCATCTTCGAGATCCAGCACGCCTGGTCGCTCACCGGCACGCAGTACAACGGCAACGTGGCGGCGATCATGATGCCCACGCACAACGGAGACGGGGTCTTCGACGGCGTACCCCTGAAGGGTTACGGCACGTCGATGCCCGGCTGGTCGTCGCTGCGGGCCAACAACCGCTATGCGATCTTCCGCCCCGCGACGGGCAATACGCAGACCGAGAATGCGGCCTACGTCGACGCGCTGTTCAACCCCCTGCCCCTGACCTACGACACCTACGACGCGACGCTGAACCGCTATACGGTGAAGATCGACCGCGAGGCGCTGGCCGCCGGGGAGATCCGCGGGCAGAAGATCGACCGCCGCGTGCAGTACTTCCTCGGCCTGGGCGACCTGGAGGCGGGCGAGACCTTCAAGATCACGCACAACTACGGAGTGCCCTGGCCCGGTCCGAAATTCTGGTGTCCGGACATCGAGCAGAACTACGATTCGAACAACTACCGCATTTTCCGCTATGCCGACGCCATTCTGATGATGGCCGAATGTTACTGCAACCTGGAGAACGCCGAGGAGACGATGCGTTACCTGAACATGGTCCGCCAGCGTGCGGGCGTCGATCCCGTCACCAACTTCACGGGCTTCGAGGACCTCACGCTGGCTGTCCGCTGCGAGCGCGCCCGGGAGCTGGGCGGCGAGTTCCAGCGCAAGTTCGACCTCGTGCGCTGGGGCATCTGGTACGACCAGACCTACGCCTATACCAACAACGCGACGCTCAAGGGCAAGATGCGCCCCTGCCACCGCTACTATCCCATTCCCGACGCGCAGTGCGCCCTTTCGGGCTACGTGCTGACCAACGACGAATACCTTGCCGACGGATTATAA
- a CDS encoding DUF5689 domain-containing protein, whose protein sequence is MKSCKILRYGAVCGLAALAAVGCSVDDAETIRVRELTAAEHELFVPASGGTAQIQLYSNGRVRVEALSDIGGWASVDRSEFDGDRMVSVTFTENDSFRRMAKLRFVLDGGTRADTVCIKQYGVVPSLECPAPYKAIRGSVETFTQFEIDTNIPLGDFAVATAYVGPTRDWIRSVQPEQGMLVVDTKPNPGEDVCKAVVNLSYVDGWEETFSANLYITQADKDDEFGREVSFADVRALATAEGTAVDEDILIEGIVVSDFHSKNMEANPSVSYDKVDVTVNDCTAYLESPDGRYGFRLRFDTPEDNVLARGTRLSLSLSGTVLTREENPERYTISSLVGENMVESAAGEAIPVKQRRISELTDDDVYTFVSLENTEFLFKEGSYANVYENYSLSSDVNASQTGNNNRMDGWASLLMDDAGNSIYAPVNMLCLWRRSGQGVPQGTGTTHGIVVHNELPRYGNVGRYQIRVLDESGFGMEWAGESAYTEFAEWDGNPHKYSFGTYAKFNSRYAYNRLESITPSDDISSGKTVPNAELFCENHVETTAAEAWPIAGTGNYNNPEVGSLGTSLTCKAYFVKAGVKGWYRWEGNEVVGYNGLRMEFSTASLNGSHMLLGFSFAAGTISATTSKTYPAHWCVEYSVDGGQSYTLCPSAATGVDYVHLRSLPWWDASLAGNRYNTCSSAGIGLTDHLFRLPAEVFGRERVMVRIRPYDKVMTVLPLVWNGDTETAEISAATTYDNQLRWGVITLRYR, encoded by the coding sequence ATGAAATCCTGCAAGATATTACGCTACGGCGCGGTGTGCGGCCTGGCGGCCCTGGCGGCCGTCGGCTGCTCGGTCGATGACGCCGAAACCATCCGCGTACGCGAACTCACGGCCGCCGAGCACGAACTTTTCGTTCCGGCGTCGGGCGGAACCGCCCAGATACAGCTTTATTCCAACGGCCGGGTCCGGGTCGAGGCGCTCAGCGACATCGGAGGCTGGGCTTCGGTCGACCGGTCGGAATTCGACGGCGACCGGATGGTTTCGGTCACCTTTACGGAGAACGATTCGTTCCGCCGCATGGCCAAGCTGCGCTTCGTGCTCGACGGGGGCACACGGGCCGACACGGTCTGCATCAAGCAGTACGGCGTGGTTCCGTCGCTCGAATGTCCGGCTCCCTACAAGGCGATCCGCGGCAGCGTCGAGACCTTCACCCAGTTCGAGATCGACACCAACATCCCGCTCGGGGACTTCGCTGTCGCGACTGCCTACGTCGGTCCGACCAGAGACTGGATTCGCAGCGTGCAGCCCGAGCAGGGCATGCTGGTCGTCGACACGAAACCCAACCCGGGCGAAGACGTCTGCAAGGCGGTCGTCAACCTGAGCTACGTCGACGGCTGGGAGGAGACCTTCTCGGCCAACCTCTACATCACGCAGGCCGACAAGGACGACGAGTTCGGCCGCGAGGTGTCGTTCGCCGACGTGCGGGCGCTGGCGACGGCCGAAGGCACGGCCGTCGACGAGGATATTCTGATCGAAGGCATCGTCGTCAGCGACTTCCACAGCAAGAACATGGAGGCCAACCCCAGCGTTTCGTACGACAAGGTCGACGTGACGGTCAACGACTGCACGGCCTACCTCGAAAGCCCCGACGGCCGCTACGGCTTCCGCCTGCGCTTCGACACGCCGGAGGACAACGTGCTGGCGCGCGGCACGCGCCTCTCGCTCTCGCTCAGCGGCACGGTCCTCACGCGCGAGGAGAATCCCGAGCGCTACACGATCAGCAGCCTGGTCGGCGAAAACATGGTCGAAAGCGCTGCCGGAGAGGCGATTCCCGTCAAGCAGCGTCGGATTTCGGAACTGACCGACGACGACGTCTACACCTTCGTCTCGCTCGAAAACACCGAATTTCTGTTCAAGGAGGGCAGCTATGCCAACGTTTACGAAAATTACAGCCTTTCGTCCGATGTCAACGCCTCGCAGACGGGCAACAACAACCGCATGGACGGCTGGGCGTCGCTGCTGATGGACGACGCGGGAAATTCGATCTACGCACCGGTCAACATGCTCTGCCTCTGGCGGCGTTCGGGTCAGGGCGTCCCGCAGGGGACGGGCACGACCCACGGCATCGTGGTGCACAACGAATTGCCGCGCTACGGCAACGTGGGGCGCTACCAGATCCGCGTGCTCGACGAGTCGGGCTTCGGCATGGAATGGGCCGGGGAGTCGGCCTATACGGAGTTTGCCGAATGGGACGGCAACCCTCACAAATACTCGTTCGGGACCTATGCCAAGTTCAACAGCCGGTATGCCTATAACCGGCTGGAGTCGATCACGCCGTCGGACGACATCTCGTCGGGCAAGACCGTGCCGAATGCCGAACTGTTCTGCGAAAACCACGTCGAAACCACTGCTGCCGAAGCCTGGCCCATTGCAGGAACGGGCAATTACAACAATCCGGAGGTCGGCTCGCTCGGAACGTCGCTCACCTGCAAAGCTTATTTCGTCAAGGCCGGCGTGAAGGGCTGGTATCGCTGGGAAGGGAACGAAGTGGTGGGTTACAACGGCCTGCGCATGGAGTTTTCGACCGCCTCGCTCAACGGCTCGCACATGCTCCTCGGCTTCTCGTTCGCCGCGGGGACCATTTCGGCCACCACCTCGAAAACCTATCCGGCGCACTGGTGCGTGGAGTATTCCGTCGACGGGGGACAGAGCTATACGCTCTGCCCGAGCGCCGCCACGGGCGTCGACTACGTGCACCTGCGTTCGCTGCCGTGGTGGGACGCTTCGCTGGCCGGAAACCGCTACAACACCTGTTCCTCGGCGGGTATCGGACTGACCGACCATCTCTTCCGCCTCCCCGCGGAGGTCTTCGGCCGGGAGCGGGTGATGGTCCGCATACGCCCCTACGACAAGGTGATGACCGTGCTGCCGCTCGTCTGGAACGGCGACACGGAAACCGCCGAGATCAGCGCCGCCACGACCTACGACAACCAATTGCGGTGGGGCGTCATCACCCTGCGTTACCGGTAG
- a CDS encoding SusC/RagA family TonB-linked outer membrane protein, with translation MKQFSNLKRAFLPCLFVLLTLPAWGQMQPVTKNFRKTPLKNVLKEVEAQTGLSIMYDTRELNLERPVTASFDRTPVSQVLREVLDRTVQYSIKDKMIVIYKASATPPPAAGTGKTLTGTVLDETGAPMVGAAVATPDGRRGTVTDSNGRYSLTLGAGDALISVSYLGYVTRQIVIGDRTEVDVNLVPDAKNTINEVVVIGYGAVKKSDLTGSVSNVKMSDIRDVPNTSVDQALQGRIAGVDIMSTSGAPGATTSIRVRGTRSISASNEPLIVVDGVIDAVSDLNDINSADIEQISVLKDASSTAIYGSRGANGVIIVTTRQGVTSKPSVTAKAEFGVSKLARDLDLMDAQEFVRYLNDRNYFSSRDPQRPPRFDPSEYGRGTDWIDEITRTALYQNYNLSVSGRSQKSSYFAALGGNDTQGIVDGSGFRRITARLNLSYDFAKWLTVGFKGSYTFRDENPNRATIGGANIWDGAVYLAPTMGPKDYINPLYENGVRIDTPRAKIDCNENESERMTNTDVLEFTIKPVRGLIIKSQNSYMVYQRHDYQFWPSYLPKRTEGEGADAYRYEGDARRLTSENTVSYSKKFASGHYFDAMAGFSATHETANFFSLKAEGLLTDDLKWNNMNSIGSKENYNASTSSNKVVRESVLMRLNYNYKSRYYFTFTGRYDGSSNFAENNKWGFFPSAAVKWNAKNENFLKQVRWLDELSLRLSAGRTGNDAIATYRSLEAYGTTTNGYLFGGTQSASFFPSRVANPNLTWEKTTLYNAGLDFSAFDGRLNITVDGYYSTTRDLLLSLQTIHTTGYTSRFTNLGKTSNRGVEVSVESRNIVKPKFGWTTSFTLSHNKQMVDDIGHEEYVSCLESGGNTNYMMYGYKTGYPLNALWGFQYAGVWKTTDQFERNRFTKSYISSSTGSDAQLMLGYPKYVDQNRDGILSEEDLIYLGNSDPVLYGGLQNTFNIGGLRIGFYFSYSLGGKIYNYSELAMAGGYATNQYRYMLDAWHPVRNPDSDLPRAGTDDRLVPSSLQVHDASYLRLKNATVSYTFDLRKKTRLLRDITLAVTGENLWLWTKYNGFDPDVSSEGTSSTLRRVDMGAYPRSRMFVFSIQLRY, from the coding sequence ATGAAGCAATTCTCCAATCTGAAACGGGCGTTTCTGCCGTGCCTGTTCGTGTTGCTGACGCTCCCGGCGTGGGGGCAGATGCAGCCCGTCACGAAGAACTTCCGGAAAACGCCTCTCAAAAACGTGCTCAAGGAGGTGGAGGCCCAGACCGGGCTGTCGATCATGTACGACACCCGGGAGCTGAACCTCGAACGTCCGGTCACGGCTTCGTTCGACCGCACGCCCGTGTCGCAGGTGCTGCGCGAGGTGCTCGACCGCACCGTCCAGTATTCGATCAAGGACAAGATGATCGTGATCTACAAGGCGTCGGCGACTCCCCCCCCCGCAGCCGGGACGGGTAAGACCCTGACAGGCACGGTGCTGGACGAAACGGGAGCGCCGATGGTGGGCGCCGCCGTCGCCACGCCCGACGGACGCCGCGGCACGGTCACCGACAGCAACGGCCGCTATTCGCTGACGCTCGGCGCCGGCGACGCTCTGATTTCGGTCTCCTACCTGGGCTACGTCACCCGGCAGATCGTCATCGGCGACCGTACGGAGGTCGACGTCAACCTGGTCCCCGATGCCAAAAACACCATCAACGAGGTGGTGGTCATCGGTTACGGCGCGGTGAAGAAATCCGACCTGACGGGTTCGGTCTCCAACGTGAAGATGTCCGACATCCGCGACGTGCCCAACACGTCGGTCGACCAGGCTCTGCAAGGCCGCATCGCCGGTGTGGACATCATGTCGACTTCGGGTGCGCCGGGAGCCACGACTTCGATCCGCGTGCGCGGCACGCGTTCGATCTCGGCGTCGAACGAACCGCTGATCGTCGTCGACGGCGTGATCGACGCCGTGAGCGACCTGAACGACATCAACTCGGCCGACATCGAGCAGATCTCGGTCCTCAAGGACGCCTCGTCGACGGCCATCTACGGCTCGCGCGGCGCCAACGGCGTGATTATCGTCACCACGCGGCAGGGCGTCACCTCGAAGCCGTCGGTCACGGCCAAGGCTGAATTCGGCGTCTCGAAACTCGCCCGCGACCTCGATCTGATGGACGCGCAGGAGTTCGTCCGCTACCTCAACGACCGGAACTATTTCTCCTCGCGCGATCCGCAGCGTCCGCCGCGCTTCGACCCTTCGGAGTACGGGCGCGGGACCGACTGGATCGACGAGATCACCCGCACGGCCCTCTATCAGAACTATAACCTTTCGGTCAGCGGCCGCAGTCAGAAGTCGAGCTACTTCGCGGCGCTCGGCGGCAACGATACGCAGGGCATCGTCGACGGCAGCGGATTCCGCCGCATCACGGCCCGTCTGAATCTTTCGTACGACTTCGCCAAGTGGCTGACCGTCGGTTTCAAGGGCAGCTATACCTTCCGCGACGAGAATCCCAACCGGGCGACCATCGGCGGCGCGAACATCTGGGACGGCGCCGTCTACCTGGCCCCGACGATGGGTCCCAAAGACTACATCAACCCCCTCTACGAGAACGGCGTGCGCATTGATACGCCCCGCGCCAAGATCGACTGCAACGAGAACGAGAGCGAGCGCATGACCAATACCGACGTGCTGGAGTTCACGATCAAGCCCGTGCGCGGGCTGATCATCAAGAGTCAGAACTCCTATATGGTCTACCAGCGTCACGACTACCAGTTCTGGCCCAGCTATCTGCCGAAGCGCACCGAGGGTGAAGGGGCCGATGCCTACCGTTACGAGGGCGACGCACGCCGCCTGACTTCGGAAAATACGGTCTCCTATTCGAAGAAATTCGCCTCGGGGCACTATTTCGATGCGATGGCGGGCTTCTCGGCCACGCACGAAACGGCCAACTTTTTCTCGCTGAAGGCCGAAGGGTTGCTCACCGACGACCTGAAGTGGAACAACATGAACAGCATCGGCAGCAAGGAGAACTACAACGCTTCGACCAGCTCGAACAAAGTCGTGCGCGAGTCGGTGCTCATGCGCCTGAACTACAACTACAAGAGCCGCTACTACTTCACCTTCACGGGGCGTTACGACGGGTCGTCGAACTTCGCCGAGAACAACAAATGGGGTTTCTTCCCTTCGGCGGCCGTCAAGTGGAACGCCAAGAACGAGAATTTCCTCAAGCAGGTGCGCTGGCTCGATGAACTGTCGCTGCGCCTGAGCGCCGGACGCACGGGTAACGACGCCATCGCGACCTACCGTTCGCTCGAAGCCTACGGCACGACCACCAACGGTTATCTGTTCGGCGGCACGCAGTCGGCGTCGTTCTTCCCTTCGCGTGTGGCCAATCCCAACCTGACGTGGGAGAAAACCACGCTCTACAATGCGGGTCTCGATTTCTCGGCCTTCGACGGCCGCCTGAACATCACCGTCGACGGCTACTATTCGACCACCCGCGACCTGCTGCTTTCCTTGCAGACGATCCATACGACGGGTTACACGAGCCGTTTCACGAACCTGGGCAAGACGTCGAACCGCGGCGTCGAGGTCTCGGTCGAGAGCCGTAACATCGTGAAGCCGAAATTCGGCTGGACGACGAGTTTCACCCTTTCGCACAACAAGCAGATGGTCGACGACATCGGCCACGAAGAGTACGTTTCGTGTCTCGAAAGCGGCGGCAATACCAACTACATGATGTATGGCTACAAGACGGGCTATCCGCTCAATGCACTCTGGGGATTCCAGTACGCCGGGGTCTGGAAGACGACCGACCAGTTCGAGCGCAATCGCTTTACCAAGAGTTATATATCCTCGTCGACGGGCAGCGACGCCCAGCTGATGCTGGGGTATCCCAAGTACGTCGATCAGAACCGAGACGGCATTCTGTCGGAGGAGGACCTGATCTATCTGGGCAACTCCGACCCCGTGCTTTACGGCGGTTTGCAGAACACCTTCAACATCGGCGGTCTGCGCATCGGATTCTACTTCTCCTATTCGCTGGGCGGCAAGATCTACAACTACTCCGAGCTTGCGATGGCCGGCGGTTACGCCACCAACCAGTACCGCTACATGCTCGACGCGTGGCATCCCGTGCGCAACCCGGATTCCGACCTGCCCCGTGCGGGAACCGACGACCGACTGGTTCCCAGTTCGTTGCAGGTGCACGATGCCTCGTACCTGCGTCTGAAGAACGCCACGGTCTCCTATACGTTCGACTTGCGGAAGAAAACCCGCCTGCTGCGCGACATCACGCTGGCCGTCACGGGCGAGAACCTCTGGCTCTGGACCAAGTACAACGGTTTCGACCCCGACGTTTCGAGCGAGGGGACCAGTTCGACCCTGCGCCGCGTCGACATGGGCGCCTATCCCCGTTCGCGGATGTTCGTGTTCAGCATCCAGCTGCGTTATTAA